In Synechococcus sp. MU1617, one DNA window encodes the following:
- a CDS encoding DUF2079 domain-containing protein — MTSSPSADSRPSQPRGYPPQLLVLSAGLGLLLWGIAATRHGLLQSNAYDLGLFDQWAWLIGSGAAPISSMEQVHVLADHGAWMLYLAGGAYRILPSVHWLLASQALALSCTALPVWWLAKQAGLGPRQCWLACGLWWLQPVVFNTALFDFHPETWVMPAFALALWAEREGCPRLWFGLLLVMLGCRDGLVLITAGMAIDLAWRRRWRWSLAAGGLSVGWLLMLSRWLYPLLRDGEGPKAAGRMFSHLNGGLISVLSGLDWGGGTEYLLLLCLPCIALWRRSCLSTLLIGLPLVLVNLLSASTSYRTLVHHYSLPLAVVAVVACIDGLRGQPQSQRGFPWMLCWAMACWLMLAKPWFFTGPYLGRLPQLQAVDEAQALIQPQDAVLTTSYLVPQLSQRTNIGFPKKKMSPSPTAGPWNVLLLNPNDPGWGSSREVQERLLTQATDKNWSCQSWPTGLKLCRAPAAAEQQPRRGNAPSDSRLMP, encoded by the coding sequence ATGACCTCCAGCCCCAGCGCTGACTCCCGGCCATCTCAGCCGCGGGGCTATCCCCCGCAGCTGCTGGTGCTGTCCGCAGGGCTGGGCCTGCTGCTCTGGGGCATTGCGGCGACACGCCATGGCCTGCTCCAAAGCAATGCCTATGACCTGGGGCTGTTCGATCAGTGGGCCTGGCTGATCGGATCGGGAGCGGCACCAATCTCCTCGATGGAGCAGGTGCATGTACTGGCCGACCACGGGGCCTGGATGCTCTATCTGGCCGGTGGGGCCTATCGGATTCTGCCCAGCGTGCATTGGCTCTTGGCCAGTCAGGCCCTGGCCCTGAGTTGCACCGCCTTACCGGTTTGGTGGCTCGCGAAGCAGGCTGGCTTGGGACCTCGGCAGTGCTGGCTGGCCTGCGGCCTCTGGTGGCTGCAACCGGTGGTGTTCAACACCGCTCTGTTTGATTTCCACCCCGAAACCTGGGTGATGCCCGCCTTCGCTCTGGCGCTCTGGGCCGAGCGCGAGGGCTGCCCCCGGCTCTGGTTTGGTTTGCTGCTGGTGATGCTGGGCTGCCGCGACGGTCTGGTGTTGATCACAGCAGGCATGGCCATCGACCTTGCCTGGCGCCGACGATGGCGGTGGAGCCTGGCGGCGGGGGGCCTCAGCGTCGGCTGGCTGCTGATGCTCAGCCGTTGGCTCTATCCACTGCTCCGGGATGGGGAAGGCCCCAAGGCTGCAGGGCGGATGTTCAGCCATTTGAACGGCGGGCTGATCAGTGTTCTCAGTGGCCTGGATTGGGGCGGCGGTACCGAGTATCTGCTGCTGCTTTGTCTTCCCTGCATCGCCCTGTGGCGGCGGAGCTGCCTCAGCACATTGCTGATCGGGCTGCCGTTGGTGCTGGTGAATCTGCTCTCTGCATCCACCAGCTACCGCACCCTGGTGCATCACTACAGCCTGCCCCTGGCCGTGGTGGCCGTGGTGGCCTGCATCGACGGCCTGCGGGGGCAACCCCAGTCCCAGCGAGGCTTTCCCTGGATGCTGTGCTGGGCCATGGCCTGCTGGCTGATGCTGGCCAAACCCTGGTTCTTCACGGGGCCCTACCTGGGCCGCCTGCCTCAACTCCAAGCCGTTGATGAGGCCCAGGCTCTGATCCAACCGCAGGACGCGGTGCTCACCACCAGTTACCTAGTGCCACAGCTCAGCCAGCGCACCAACATCGGCTTCCCCAAGAAAAAAATGAGTCCATCCCCCACAGCGGGACCCTGGAACGTGCTGCTGCTCAACCCCAATGACCCGGGCTGGGGATCAAGCCGCGAGGTGCAGGAAAGGTTGCTTACTCAAGCCACCGACAAGAACTGGAGCTGCCAGAGCTGGCCAACTGGCCTGAAGCTGTGTCGGGCACCTGCCGCTGCAGAACAACAGCCCCGCCGTGGCAATGCACCAAGCGATAGTCGCCTGATGCCTTGA
- a CDS encoding glycosyltransferase family 39 protein — MRRHPALSGTTPKPAWLPIGLGSLLRLVQIWMPVLGVHSWRQADTAAMARHFSQAGTPIWMPQIDWGGASAGFVESEFPLYPFLVSRLYGLMGVQEWLGRGLSVLCSALTIWLVMRLGRRWFNPEAGWWAGLAFAIAPLAVYFGRAFQAEALLLLCAAGALESLSLWSERRLPWTLALSWVCFTTAGLIKVIPLLWLGLPLLMVQLSSNPQSQAPPLQTLPGRMLRLLGRPGFWLYIGTSLMAIAGWYWHAHQLGQASGLSFGFWGSGADRSSISLLLDLNGWINLLLRVSLRLLALVGVPFLLIGLRASWRSGGGQTALSGLVGVLLCTIATMRSSTIHEYYQLPLLLFSSPLIGLGWQTWHQRRPRWQPRLLLGLALVVSLTVVSLDYWAVEHRQREAWMPLALTIRRDLPPDARIVSVTSTDPTLLNLARRQGWLISSKQLTPERLQRWKSAGASHLAGSFVWDKTYRPMPERRQQLLREMVDASPRAWVDSRSQTYLIPIDDLQPQR; from the coding sequence ATGCGGCGTCATCCCGCTTTGTCTGGAACAACCCCTAAGCCAGCCTGGCTGCCCATCGGCCTGGGAAGCCTGCTGCGGCTGGTGCAGATCTGGATGCCGGTGCTGGGGGTTCACAGCTGGCGGCAAGCCGACACCGCAGCCATGGCAAGGCATTTCAGCCAGGCAGGAACACCGATCTGGATGCCACAGATCGACTGGGGTGGTGCGAGTGCAGGCTTCGTGGAGTCGGAATTTCCCCTCTACCCCTTTCTGGTGAGCCGCCTCTACGGCCTGATGGGGGTGCAGGAATGGCTGGGCCGCGGTTTATCAGTGCTCTGCAGCGCACTGACCATCTGGCTGGTGATGCGCCTGGGCAGACGTTGGTTCAACCCCGAAGCCGGTTGGTGGGCGGGCCTGGCCTTTGCCATCGCACCTCTAGCGGTGTATTTCGGGCGCGCCTTCCAGGCCGAAGCCCTGTTGCTGCTGTGTGCTGCTGGGGCCTTGGAGAGCCTGAGCCTTTGGAGTGAGAGACGGTTGCCCTGGACCCTGGCCCTGAGCTGGGTTTGCTTCACCACCGCTGGCCTGATCAAGGTGATTCCACTGCTCTGGTTGGGGCTACCCCTGCTGATGGTGCAGCTCAGCTCCAACCCTCAAAGCCAGGCCCCACCACTGCAGACCTTGCCCGGACGCATGCTTCGCCTGCTGGGGCGTCCTGGCTTCTGGCTGTACATCGGCACCAGCCTGATGGCGATCGCCGGCTGGTACTGGCATGCCCATCAATTGGGACAGGCCAGTGGACTGAGCTTCGGGTTCTGGGGATCGGGAGCCGATCGCAGCAGCATCAGTCTTCTGCTGGACCTCAACGGCTGGATCAACCTGCTGCTGCGGGTGAGCCTGCGCCTCCTGGCGCTGGTGGGGGTGCCGTTCCTGCTGATCGGCCTGAGGGCAAGCTGGCGCAGCGGCGGCGGGCAGACCGCCCTCAGCGGCTTGGTGGGGGTGCTGCTCTGCACGATCGCCACCATGCGCTCGAGCACGATTCATGAGTACTACCAGCTGCCGCTGCTGCTGTTCAGCTCGCCACTGATCGGCTTGGGCTGGCAGACCTGGCACCAGCGGCGACCCCGCTGGCAGCCTCGGCTGTTGCTCGGCCTTGCGCTGGTGGTGAGCCTCACGGTGGTCTCACTGGATTACTGGGCTGTGGAACATCGGCAGAGAGAGGCGTGGATGCCTTTGGCCCTCACCATCCGCAGAGATCTGCCGCCCGACGCGCGGATTGTGAGTGTCACCAGCACCGATCCCACACTGCTCAACCTGGCCCGCCGTCAGGGCTGGCTGATCTCCAGCAAGCAACTCACACCAGAACGGCTCCAGCGCTGGAAAAGTGCTGGAGCAAGCCATCTGGCCGGCAGCTTCGTGTGGGACAAGACTTACCGGCCGATGCCGGAACGGCGGCAACAGCTCCTGCGAGAGATGGTGGACGCCAGCCCCCGCGCCTGGGTGGACTCACGCAGCCAGACCTATCTGATTCCGATCGATGACCTCCAGCCCCAGCGCTGA
- a CDS encoding glycosyltransferase has product MSSTAEREGPISHSGLSIVLPTFNEGGSIRQVIESLLHLGTDHPLEILIVDDDSRDGTPDLVRALARQDPRIRIIQRVGRSGLASAIKEGLIAALYSIAVVMDSDGQHEPASVGEAVQLLDREGLDLVAGSRFLDHSEIRGLSDRRTDGSTLANRLARWSLPRSYRHLSDCMSGFIVLRLDRCLPLVRQVDVNGFKFFYELLAISRGRLQVGEIALRFQPRLHGSSKLDLAVLWDFVVSLIHTATLRLLPRRAISFGLVGASGVVVQLLSTALLMGLFGLAFQQALPVAVITAASSNYLVNNALTFRDRRQSGRHLIRGLLKFLLVASLPALANVGLATSFYTLIQAHALWAQLAGIVVVYVWNYAASSRFVWNNP; this is encoded by the coding sequence GTGTCGTCCACCGCGGAACGTGAAGGACCGATAAGCCACAGCGGCCTGTCCATCGTGCTGCCCACATTCAATGAGGGTGGGTCCATCCGCCAGGTGATCGAATCCTTGCTGCACCTGGGGACGGATCATCCGCTCGAAATCCTGATCGTCGATGACGATTCCCGCGATGGCACCCCTGATCTGGTTCGCGCCCTGGCCCGACAGGACCCAAGGATCCGGATCATCCAACGGGTGGGACGCTCTGGGCTGGCCAGCGCCATCAAAGAAGGCCTGATCGCAGCCCTCTATTCCATCGCCGTGGTGATGGACAGCGATGGACAGCACGAACCTGCCTCCGTTGGCGAGGCCGTGCAGCTCCTGGATCGAGAGGGACTGGACCTTGTGGCGGGGAGCCGCTTCCTCGACCACTCCGAAATCCGAGGCCTCAGCGATCGACGCACCGATGGCTCCACCCTCGCTAACCGTCTAGCCCGTTGGAGCCTGCCAAGGTCGTACCGGCACCTGAGTGATTGCATGAGCGGCTTCATCGTGCTGCGCCTCGACCGCTGCCTGCCGCTGGTGCGTCAAGTGGATGTGAACGGCTTCAAATTCTTCTATGAACTCCTGGCCATCAGCCGCGGTCGTCTGCAGGTGGGAGAAATTGCGCTGCGCTTTCAGCCACGGCTGCATGGCAGCTCCAAGCTCGATCTCGCCGTCCTCTGGGACTTCGTCGTGTCCCTGATTCACACCGCAACCCTGCGGCTGCTACCGCGAAGGGCCATCAGCTTCGGGCTTGTGGGCGCCTCTGGCGTGGTGGTGCAGCTGCTCTCCACAGCACTGCTGATGGGTCTTTTCGGCCTGGCGTTTCAGCAGGCGCTTCCGGTGGCCGTGATCACAGCCGCAAGCTCGAACTATCTGGTGAACAACGCCCTCACCTTCCGCGACCGACGCCAGAGCGGAAGGCATTTGATCCGGGGGTTGCTGAAGTTCCTTCTGGTGGCCTCCCTGCCGGCCCTGGCCAACGTTGGCCTCGCAACCAGTTTTTACACCCTGATCCAGGCCCATGCGCTCTGGGCCCAACTGGCGGGCATTGTTGTCGTCTACGTCTGGAACTATGCGGCGTCATCCCGCTTTGTCTGGAACAACCCCTAA